One genomic segment of Sander lucioperca isolate FBNREF2018 chromosome 10, SLUC_FBN_1.2, whole genome shotgun sequence includes these proteins:
- the LOC116036019 gene encoding von Willebrand factor D and EGF domain-containing protein: MGFGGLGLTVLLAAMVALCSAGSDAPRGVAVGFVFDPKAKCEPACEHGGICIRNNTCFCSKGYEGETCQYANCYPKCKNGGMCLRPGKCRCPPGFGGRYCHKVTCDGGCWNGGECIPVNGVAKCICPSSWTGSKCQEAICPQGCGNGGICVAPGICSCPEGWLGGACHTAVCTQSCLNGGKCISPDKCRCRPPFSGPRCEERKKSH; encoded by the exons ATGGGTTTTGGGGGTCTCGGTTTAACGGTGCTCTTGGCCGCCATGGTCGCTCTTTGCTCCGCGGGCTCGGACGCGCCCCGGGGAGTCGCGGTCGGGTTCGTTTTTGACCCCAAGGCGAAGTGCGAACCTGCCTGCGAACACGGAGGAATCTGCATCCGCAACAACACATGCTTCTGCTCCAAGGGCTATGAAGGAGAGACCTGCCAGTATG CCAACTGTTATCCCAAATGTAAGAATGGAGGAATGTGTCTTCGCCCTGGAAAATGCAGATGTCCCCCAGGATTTGGAGGAAGATACTGTCACAAAG TGACGTGTGACGGGGGATGTTGGAACGGTGGAGAATGCATCCCTGTCAACGGTGTGGCAAAGTGTATCTGCCCCTCAAGCTGGACCGGCTCAAAATGCCAGGAAG CAATCTGTCCACAAGGCTGTGGGAACGGGGGAATCTGTGTGGCTCCAGGAATCTGCAGCTGTCCGGAGGGATGGCTGGGTGGTGCCTGCCACACTG CTGTGTGCACTCAGTCCTGCCTGAATGGAGGGAAGTGTATTTCTCCCGATAAATGCCGCTGTCGCCCCCCTTTTTCTGGCCCTCGCTGCGAGGAGAGGAAGAAGTCCCACTAG